The proteins below are encoded in one region of Thermococcus peptonophilus:
- the mre11 gene encoding DNA double-strand break repair protein Mre11, with protein MKFAHIADVHLGFEQYRLPYRADEFAEAFRRAIEIAVEKKVDFILIAGDLFHSSRPSPETLKQAMEMLSLPKEKGIPVFGIEGNHDRTQRRVSAYHLLEKLGLLYLIGLREEKVESEHQTSEKTERGWLVKGVFEKGNKSVEIHGMKYMSAAWLEKNPPKEIFRPEGDSILMLHQGVRELVEEMMGKLPESQRDYYELRLGDLPKGYLYYALGHIHRAFLTSYDIGKLAYPGSLQRWDFGDYELRYRWDGNTFKPTAGNPKGFYIVEDWEPRFIELKVRPFIDINIKADEETAKRELKRLSTKIPEEAFVRLDIRWEKPYDVSKLTELIKARYVYVRTRFERKLTGRTPTGEVPKPEEYFIPVELKAINLTGEKAIESIEEVVELFLGEGWDEKLPKKSEEPERKEDAPAKKEGSPGKEKGPKTQGKEQREKKERKDSEKKVIKRPSKGSNLLDWLGGGR; from the coding sequence ATGAAGTTCGCACACATAGCGGATGTCCACCTGGGCTTCGAGCAGTACCGCCTGCCGTATAGAGCTGATGAGTTCGCGGAGGCATTCAGGCGGGCGATTGAGATAGCCGTCGAGAAGAAGGTGGACTTCATACTCATAGCTGGGGATCTCTTCCACTCCAGCAGGCCAAGCCCCGAAACGCTGAAGCAGGCGATGGAAATGCTCTCCCTGCCGAAGGAGAAGGGCATACCTGTTTTTGGAATCGAGGGCAACCACGACAGGACGCAGAGGAGAGTTTCAGCTTACCATCTCCTCGAAAAGCTCGGCCTGCTCTACCTCATCGGCCTCAGAGAGGAGAAAGTTGAGAGCGAGCACCAGACGAGCGAGAAGACCGAGAGGGGCTGGCTCGTTAAAGGAGTTTTTGAGAAGGGCAACAAAAGCGTCGAAATACACGGAATGAAGTACATGAGCGCGGCGTGGCTCGAAAAGAACCCGCCGAAGGAGATATTCAGACCCGAGGGGGACTCCATACTCATGCTCCACCAGGGAGTTAGGGAACTCGTCGAGGAGATGATGGGCAAACTGCCCGAGAGCCAGCGCGACTACTACGAGCTCAGGCTCGGCGACCTGCCGAAGGGCTACCTCTACTACGCCCTCGGCCACATCCACCGGGCATTCCTCACGAGCTATGACATAGGGAAGCTCGCCTATCCCGGCTCGCTCCAGAGGTGGGACTTCGGAGATTACGAGCTACGCTACCGCTGGGACGGGAATACCTTCAAGCCGACCGCTGGGAACCCTAAGGGCTTCTACATCGTCGAGGACTGGGAGCCAAGGTTTATCGAGCTAAAAGTCAGGCCCTTCATAGATATCAACATCAAGGCCGACGAAGAAACCGCAAAGAGAGAGCTGAAGCGCCTCTCCACCAAGATTCCAGAGGAAGCCTTTGTGAGGCTCGATATCCGCTGGGAGAAGCCCTACGACGTTTCAAAGCTCACCGAGCTGATAAAGGCCCGCTACGTCTATGTGAGAACGAGGTTCGAGAGGAAGCTGACCGGAAGAACTCCAACAGGGGAAGTTCCAAAGCCAGAGGAGTACTTCATTCCCGTCGAGCTGAAGGCGATAAACCTCACGGGCGAAAAGGCCATCGAGTCCATTGAAGAAGTCGTTGAGCTCTTCCTCGGTGAGGGATGGGACGAGAAGCTTCCTAAGAAGTCTGAAGAGCCCGAAAGGAAAGAGGATGCCCCCGCTAAGAAAGAAGGAAGCCCTGGGAAAGAAAAGGGACCCAAAACCCAAGGGAAAGAACAGAGGGAGAAGAAAGAGCGCAAGGACTCTGAAAAGAAGGTCATTAAAAGGCCCTCCAAAGGTTCAAATCTCCTCGACTGGCTCGGTGGTGGGAGATGA
- a CDS encoding glycine C-acetyltransferase, producing MGKLDWIREELQELKEKGLYVTIRKLESAQGPWVVVDGKKVLNMCSNNYLGLAAHPEIRYAAIRAILDYGVGAGAVRTIAGTMELHVELEEKLAKFKKREAAILFQSGYNANLGAISALLKKGEDGVFISEELNHASIIDGMRLSGAPKVIYKHIDMDDLKKRLEENKDKKKKIIVSDGVFSMDGDLAPLPEMAELAEQYDAILYIDDAHGEGVLGDSGRGIVDHFKLHDKVDFEMGTLSKAFGVIGGYVAGPEEAIEYLRQRARPFLFSSAPNPPDVAAAIAAVEILQRSDELVKKLWDNTHFLQKGLRDLGYDLGNTKHPITPVMLYDEKLAQEFSRRLYDEYNIFAQAIVYPTVPLGTARIRLEPSAAHSKEDLQYVLDAFEDLGKKTGFLK from the coding sequence ATGGGAAAGCTTGACTGGATTAGAGAAGAACTTCAGGAGCTTAAGGAGAAGGGTCTCTACGTAACCATAAGAAAGCTTGAGAGCGCCCAGGGCCCGTGGGTTGTTGTTGACGGAAAGAAGGTTCTCAACATGTGCTCGAACAACTACCTTGGTCTAGCCGCCCATCCCGAGATCCGCTATGCTGCCATAAGGGCTATCCTCGACTACGGTGTCGGTGCCGGTGCCGTCAGAACTATTGCGGGAACAATGGAACTCCACGTCGAGCTTGAGGAAAAGCTGGCCAAGTTCAAGAAGAGGGAAGCGGCCATACTCTTCCAGAGCGGCTACAACGCCAATCTTGGAGCGATAAGCGCGCTCCTTAAGAAAGGAGAAGACGGTGTGTTCATCAGCGAGGAGCTCAACCACGCGAGTATCATAGACGGAATGCGCCTCAGCGGGGCGCCGAAGGTCATCTACAAGCACATAGACATGGATGACCTCAAGAAGCGCCTCGAAGAGAACAAGGACAAGAAGAAGAAAATCATCGTCAGCGACGGTGTCTTCTCGATGGACGGTGATCTCGCTCCACTTCCGGAGATGGCGGAGTTAGCTGAGCAGTACGATGCCATCCTCTACATTGACGACGCCCACGGTGAGGGTGTCCTCGGTGACAGCGGAAGAGGTATCGTCGACCACTTCAAGCTCCACGACAAGGTCGACTTCGAGATGGGAACGCTGAGCAAGGCCTTCGGCGTTATAGGGGGCTACGTCGCCGGCCCGGAAGAGGCCATTGAATACCTCCGCCAGAGGGCGAGGCCGTTCCTCTTCTCGAGCGCCCCGAACCCACCTGATGTTGCAGCGGCTATAGCGGCTGTCGAGATACTCCAGAGGAGCGATGAGCTGGTCAAGAAGCTCTGGGACAACACCCACTTCCTCCAGAAGGGCCTCAGAGACCTCGGCTACGACCTCGGCAACACTAAGCACCCGATAACCCCGGTGATGCTCTACGACGAGAAGCTCGCCCAGGAGTTCTCGAGAAGGCTGTACGACGAGTACAACATCTTTGCGCAGGCGATCGTCTATCCGACCGTGCCGCTCGGAACCGCGAGGATAAGGCTAGAGCCCTCAGCGGCCCACAGCAAGGAGGACCTCCAGTACGTGCTAGATGCCTTCGAGGACCTCGGAAAGAAGACTGGGTTCTTGAAGTGA
- the rimI gene encoding ribosomal protein S18-alanine N-acetyltransferase, producing MSTSAREASRRIPLAMVVIRPAKLFDIPEVMRIERESFREAYPRGLFLMFLENNPDTFLVAEYNGKVVGYVMGYLRPDLEGHIMSIAVDKEYRGNGIGSALLTEVIERLIKRGARYIGLEVRVSNENAIRLYERFGFRKVKRIIGYYSDGEDAYYMLLPAEEWRGS from the coding sequence ATGAGCACATCAGCCAGAGAGGCCAGCAGAAGGATTCCCCTCGCGATGGTCGTGATAAGGCCGGCGAAGCTCTTCGACATCCCTGAGGTTATGAGGATAGAGCGCGAATCTTTCCGCGAGGCTTACCCGAGGGGACTTTTCCTCATGTTCCTGGAGAACAACCCGGATACCTTTCTCGTGGCGGAGTACAACGGGAAGGTTGTTGGCTACGTGATGGGCTATCTTCGCCCGGACCTTGAAGGGCACATAATGAGCATAGCCGTTGATAAAGAGTACCGAGGCAACGGGATAGGTTCTGCCCTTCTGACCGAGGTCATCGAGAGGCTCATAAAGAGGGGCGCCCGCTACATCGGCCTGGAAGTTAGGGTGAGCAACGAAAACGCGATAAGGCTCTACGAACGCTTCGGCTTCAGGAAGGTTAAGAGGATTATAGGCTACTACTCCGACGGTGAGGATGCCTACTACATGCTACTCCCAGCGGAGGAATGGAGGGGAAGCTGA
- a CDS encoding DUF835 domain-containing protein, producing MVVNITHIVLAGIVLITLLTVTLLSLYYRHQFISHYPQFSRSYDLMLLGLFLAVLTKTLFLPLDLNNAGFIHLEQNEKNLVGTIGNFFLLIGLSLMIFGWISMISSITKKYELVPVVEIEGELEEMSPGVYIIPPSSGLTLLSKLITGRAPLIITRTMPENVRKILNLEEVPVLWLTTAECGDGCVNPRRLEYLLHTLVTFMKRKETLKLIYLDGLEYLILENGFIPVYKFLSTLKDYALINNTVILVPVEKASLNEREWNLFRREFEFLQEKAE from the coding sequence GTGGTAGTCAACATTACACACATTGTTCTTGCAGGGATTGTCCTCATAACGCTACTCACTGTAACCCTCCTCAGCTTGTACTACAGACACCAATTTATATCCCATTACCCGCAGTTCTCCCGCTCGTACGATTTAATGCTCCTCGGCCTTTTTCTCGCTGTCCTGACGAAGACGCTGTTTCTTCCCCTCGATCTCAACAACGCTGGGTTCATTCACTTAGAACAGAATGAGAAGAACCTTGTTGGCACCATCGGTAACTTCTTCCTGCTCATAGGTTTATCTCTCATGATTTTTGGATGGATAAGTATGATATCGTCCATAACAAAAAAATACGAGCTCGTTCCAGTTGTGGAGATAGAAGGCGAGCTCGAAGAGATGTCCCCCGGAGTGTATATTATTCCCCCAAGTTCAGGCCTCACACTCCTGTCAAAGCTTATTACAGGTCGTGCCCCCTTAATTATAACCCGCACAATGCCAGAGAACGTGAGAAAGATCCTTAACCTTGAAGAGGTTCCGGTTTTGTGGCTTACAACGGCCGAGTGCGGCGACGGCTGTGTTAATCCCCGCAGGCTTGAGTACCTGCTCCACACCCTAGTCACTTTCATGAAGAGAAAAGAGACTCTCAAGCTGATATATCTCGATGGCCTTGAATACTTAATCCTCGAAAACGGATTTATCCCAGTCTACAAGTTCCTTTCAACCTTAAAGGACTACGCCCTCATAAACAACACCGTGATCCTAGTACCCGTAGAGAAGGCTTCCCTCAATGAGAGGGAGTGGAACCTATTCAGGAGGGAGTTTGAATTCCTTCAAGAAAAAGCCGAATGA
- the herA gene encoding DNA double-strand break repair helicase HerA produces the protein MRIAEDINKPVGIVTGEATVSSFQFYAHPDTDLKFGDFVVARLCKEAKDRNCRWGENGEGVEWVIGTIRGLKNINWLLSEGKSTYTSLELDIREYGESIGENEALIVTVHVLGKVQLNGEKAEVVPTRVPVPNGNRVYLASSDLLRAIYYGGNGYIELGRLIIREDVPVYLNVNELVSRHFAILAVTGAGKSNTVSVMLWKLVEELGGTVIVLDPHGDYTKLSLPGTGREYVNLIEAKIRPEAMDGEELADLMEIQSNASIQRSYLLRAWDTVLHENQGIGGREAVKLVHDLLQRWASDGFGTYWDPHAGQYRDLGEIKSAEKETIMRLTMKVSRFLRNYGHLLSSEDIVALIEPGKVNVIDLGPLDEGQMKLVVAKFLEKVFETRMDYEKARKRLDYLRTAYSGNISAVSDEINELEEFLKGVEKNYPALAEPVMVIVEEAHIFAPHGEKGGAVRILGRIAREGRKFGVGLGLVSQRPSRLSEDVLSQTNTKIIMRIVNPNDQQYVVRASEQVSGELMSDIAGLGKGEAVIVGQAISLPALVKIYNFKALGGNYGGEDIGAVERWLERKRRELEEKEKEEMYEEEGIEVDF, from the coding sequence ATGAGGATAGCCGAGGATATTAACAAGCCCGTTGGAATCGTGACTGGGGAGGCAACGGTTAGCTCGTTCCAGTTCTACGCTCATCCCGACACAGACCTGAAGTTTGGGGACTTCGTGGTGGCGAGGCTCTGCAAAGAAGCTAAAGACCGGAACTGCCGCTGGGGAGAAAATGGAGAGGGTGTTGAGTGGGTTATCGGCACAATAAGAGGGCTGAAGAACATAAACTGGCTCCTGAGCGAGGGCAAGAGCACATACACCTCCCTTGAGCTCGACATAAGGGAGTACGGCGAGAGCATAGGAGAGAACGAGGCGCTGATAGTCACCGTCCACGTCCTCGGGAAGGTTCAGCTCAACGGCGAGAAGGCCGAGGTAGTCCCGACCAGAGTTCCCGTCCCAAACGGGAACAGGGTTTATTTAGCCAGCTCAGACCTTCTAAGGGCCATATACTACGGAGGAAACGGCTACATAGAGCTTGGAAGACTGATAATCAGGGAAGACGTCCCGGTTTACCTCAACGTGAACGAGCTTGTGTCAAGGCACTTCGCGATTTTAGCGGTGACAGGTGCAGGAAAGAGCAACACCGTCTCAGTAATGCTCTGGAAGCTTGTGGAAGAATTGGGTGGAACTGTGATAGTCCTTGACCCCCACGGCGACTACACGAAGCTGAGCCTGCCTGGAACTGGAAGGGAGTACGTGAACCTGATAGAGGCCAAGATAAGGCCCGAGGCAATGGACGGCGAGGAGCTGGCTGACCTGATGGAAATCCAGAGCAACGCAAGCATACAGCGCTCCTACCTGCTTAGGGCCTGGGACACGGTTCTTCACGAGAACCAGGGAATTGGCGGTAGGGAAGCCGTCAAGCTTGTCCACGATCTGCTCCAGAGGTGGGCAAGCGATGGATTCGGAACCTACTGGGATCCACATGCCGGCCAGTACAGGGACCTCGGGGAGATAAAATCGGCGGAGAAGGAGACGATAATGAGACTAACCATGAAGGTCTCGCGCTTCCTGAGGAACTACGGCCATCTTCTCTCGAGCGAAGACATAGTTGCCCTCATAGAGCCCGGCAAGGTGAACGTGATTGATCTAGGCCCGCTCGATGAGGGGCAGATGAAGCTAGTGGTTGCCAAATTCCTCGAAAAGGTCTTCGAGACGAGGATGGACTACGAAAAGGCCAGGAAGAGGCTCGACTACCTCAGAACTGCCTACTCAGGAAACATATCAGCCGTTTCAGATGAGATAAACGAGCTGGAAGAGTTCCTGAAGGGAGTTGAGAAGAACTATCCCGCCCTTGCTGAACCTGTTATGGTCATCGTGGAAGAGGCCCACATCTTCGCGCCCCACGGCGAGAAGGGAGGGGCCGTTAGAATCCTTGGAAGGATAGCAAGGGAGGGAAGGAAGTTCGGCGTCGGCCTTGGATTAGTATCCCAGAGGCCGAGCAGGCTCAGCGAGGACGTCCTGAGCCAGACGAACACCAAGATAATCATGCGCATCGTCAATCCGAACGATCAGCAGTATGTGGTAAGGGCCAGTGAGCAGGTTAGTGGGGAGCTCATGAGCGACATCGCCGGACTGGGCAAGGGTGAAGCCGTAATAGTAGGCCAGGCGATAAGCCTCCCGGCTTTGGTTAAGATATACAACTTCAAGGCCCTCGGCGGGAACTACGGAGGAGAAGACATAGGCGCGGTCGAGAGGTGGCTTGAAAGGAAGAGGCGCGAGCTTGAGGAGAAGGAGAAGGAAGAGATGTATGAAGAAGAGGGCATCGAGGTTGACTTTTGA
- the endA gene encoding tRNA-intron lyase — protein MIIFYLSGDRVFSTDQNAINGLYNKRYFGKVVEGKLFLSLLEAAYLVERGKIEVRDGKRKLSLEEIMNLGRARDELFDAKYLVYKDLRDRGYTVKSGLKFGSHFRVYRRGMEEHSEWLVWVVPENSRLSPNDITARVRVAHGVRKNMIMAIVDEDADVTYYKVEWVKF, from the coding sequence ATGATAATCTTCTACCTGAGCGGCGATAGGGTCTTCTCAACCGATCAGAACGCGATAAACGGGCTCTACAACAAGCGATACTTTGGAAAGGTCGTGGAGGGTAAGCTGTTCCTGTCGCTCCTTGAGGCGGCGTACCTCGTCGAGCGCGGCAAGATTGAGGTCAGGGACGGCAAGAGGAAGCTCTCGCTTGAGGAGATAATGAACCTTGGCAGGGCAAGGGATGAGCTTTTTGACGCTAAGTACCTTGTCTACAAAGACCTGAGGGACAGGGGCTACACCGTGAAGTCGGGCCTGAAGTTCGGCTCCCATTTCCGAGTTTATCGGAGGGGAATGGAGGAGCACTCCGAGTGGCTCGTCTGGGTTGTCCCCGAGAACTCCAGGTTAAGTCCAAACGACATAACCGCTCGCGTCAGGGTGGCTCACGGCGTGAGGAAGAACATGATAATGGCGATAGTTGACGAGGACGCTGACGTGACCTACTACAAGGTCGAGTGGGTGAAGTTCTAG